Proteins from a genomic interval of Sphingobacterium sp. SYP-B4668:
- a CDS encoding BACON domain-containing protein, which produces MMIYIFLLLQWSCAPEPMKAYFSIEGVAEKIAVSDQASQQALNVQSNTTWKISSISEQSWCTISPAEGEGQASVQLQVAEYSGVGRTAAFRISGNGIATQVIQVQQGKAYTYQEQDEIPIVAWTGIESENAYTKFLKMKEAGFNTYLGWYDDIATVQHVLHEADRAGVKLIISSPELKTDAQQTVSTIAGSPALMGYHLDDEPETSELDEIGSWARKIQAVDSKHPVYVNVYPNWAWGKEQYKTTLQTYLDKVPVPFLSFDNYPIVSIDGNPSVVRADWYRNLEEIAQAAKKKNIPFWAFVLALSHRLDASHFYQVPTLGELRLQVFSNLAYGAQAIQYFTFHGVYRETETPVYALVKTVNKEIQDLATVFMHATVQDVWHTGAVLPEGTRGIGNLPSPIKSIYTGEKGAVVSHLTKDNKHYLIIVNKDYRSAMELKVDADAGVKRMLKNGQTQSVANTSIQVEAGDVVIYTWN; this is translated from the coding sequence ATGATGATTTATATATTCTTACTGCTGCAATGGTCATGTGCACCTGAGCCCATGAAAGCTTATTTTTCAATTGAAGGAGTAGCCGAAAAAATTGCAGTAAGTGACCAAGCCAGTCAACAGGCGTTGAATGTACAATCCAATACAACGTGGAAGATCAGTTCCATTTCTGAGCAATCCTGGTGTACGATCAGTCCCGCAGAAGGAGAGGGGCAAGCGAGCGTACAACTACAGGTAGCGGAGTATAGTGGGGTCGGAAGAACAGCCGCATTCCGCATCTCCGGCAATGGCATTGCAACGCAGGTTATCCAAGTACAACAAGGCAAAGCATACACGTACCAGGAGCAAGATGAAATCCCAATCGTTGCTTGGACAGGCATCGAATCCGAGAATGCTTACACTAAGTTTCTAAAAATGAAAGAAGCAGGCTTCAATACCTATCTAGGATGGTATGATGATATAGCTACCGTACAGCATGTGCTCCACGAGGCAGATAGAGCTGGCGTCAAACTAATTATTTCAAGTCCAGAGCTTAAGACCGATGCGCAGCAGACCGTTTCAACAATTGCAGGTTCGCCAGCACTTATGGGATACCACCTCGACGACGAACCCGAAACATCCGAATTGGATGAAATCGGATCTTGGGCCCGAAAAATTCAAGCCGTTGACAGTAAGCATCCCGTGTATGTCAATGTATATCCCAATTGGGCCTGGGGTAAAGAGCAATACAAGACGACCTTGCAGACTTATTTGGACAAAGTACCCGTTCCCTTCCTATCCTTTGACAATTATCCTATTGTATCCATCGATGGCAACCCCAGTGTCGTCAGAGCAGATTGGTATAGAAATTTAGAGGAGATTGCACAAGCGGCGAAGAAAAAGAACATCCCTTTCTGGGCATTTGTACTGGCCTTATCACATCGTTTGGATGCCAGTCATTTTTATCAGGTCCCTACATTAGGAGAATTGCGTTTGCAGGTATTTAGTAATTTGGCCTATGGAGCCCAAGCGATACAATACTTTACCTTCCACGGTGTTTATAGAGAGACAGAGACACCCGTCTATGCGTTGGTTAAAACGGTCAACAAAGAGATTCAAGACCTAGCCACTGTCTTTATGCATGCTACCGTACAAGATGTGTGGCATACCGGGGCCGTACTTCCCGAAGGAACCAGAGGCATCGGTAATTTGCCCAGCCCGATAAAATCAATTTATACAGGAGAAAAAGGCGCGGTGGTCTCTCACCTGACTAAAGACAACAAACACTATCTGATTATAGTCAATAAAGATTATCGATCAGCCATGGAACTAAAAGTCGATGCAGATGCAGGCGTCAAAAGGATGCTGAAAAATGGGCAGACCCAGAGCGTAGCCAATACTTCCATTCAAGTGGAAGCAGGAGATGTCGTAATTTATACTTGGAATTAA
- a CDS encoding RagB/SusD family nutrient uptake outer membrane protein, with the protein MKKKILYLIGVIFLATGCEKNFDPQLYGTLNVSNYPKTKAEYESFMMTCYMPFTTTWTYYIGAGTTGNQHSWYIPAGGVLKLFDYPTEEMAIWNNGWGGEYLRLSRADFSQAVYYVRGTLDDARPNHFPKLAEVTYFTNVIGTLDKASTSIMSEDDKMKLLAEARLCRGLMMYYLLHVYGPVPVIVDPDLVTDKVALENLERPTMAQMSQWIMDDFDFAYQYIAETQKDIGRYNKDYTRVCIMRHCLNEGYHQQGYYAKALKMYQELKGKYNLYSKGTNPYTEVFKNANNFNEEIIMAVSADESADGGNKSGNFNPLMMLAVPDNAARVDDQGKPTAFALQGAGWGQTFNVSPRFYDTFEPNDLRKEAIITRYYTTAGKWIDRNNPIWDGFILNKFPIETATPFQGTDIPLARWADVLLMYAEADVRESNGIPSAEAIAAVNLVRKRAGLSNLPEQARSNKESFLDAILTERGHELYYEGLRKIDLIRFNKFAQRNFQLKGVIPTHQYLPIPNYAVQQAKESYGKNLVQTFEREGWRSDVANAR; encoded by the coding sequence ATGAAAAAGAAGATATTATATTTAATTGGTGTTATTTTTCTAGCCACAGGTTGCGAGAAAAATTTTGACCCACAATTATACGGAACCTTAAATGTCTCGAATTACCCCAAAACAAAAGCAGAGTATGAATCCTTTATGATGACGTGCTATATGCCGTTTACCACCACCTGGACCTATTACATTGGCGCAGGGACCACGGGTAATCAACATAGCTGGTATATTCCTGCCGGTGGCGTGCTGAAGCTTTTTGATTATCCCACAGAAGAAATGGCGATTTGGAATAATGGTTGGGGCGGCGAATACCTCAGACTCTCTCGAGCCGATTTCAGTCAAGCTGTTTATTACGTGCGTGGTACATTGGATGATGCAAGGCCAAATCATTTCCCAAAGCTAGCAGAGGTTACCTACTTTACCAATGTTATTGGCACACTTGATAAAGCATCTACATCCATCATGTCCGAAGACGACAAAATGAAACTTCTTGCCGAAGCTCGTTTATGTCGCGGTTTGATGATGTACTATTTGTTACATGTATACGGTCCGGTACCGGTCATTGTCGACCCAGACCTGGTGACCGACAAAGTCGCTTTAGAAAATTTAGAACGACCTACCATGGCACAGATGTCGCAATGGATTATGGATGACTTTGATTTCGCATACCAATATATAGCTGAGACGCAGAAAGATATCGGGCGATACAACAAAGATTACACACGGGTATGCATTATGCGCCATTGTTTAAATGAAGGATATCACCAGCAAGGCTATTATGCCAAAGCATTGAAGATGTACCAAGAATTAAAAGGAAAGTACAATCTATATAGCAAAGGAACTAATCCGTACACCGAAGTGTTCAAGAATGCCAACAATTTCAATGAAGAGATTATTATGGCCGTAAGTGCTGATGAAAGCGCAGACGGGGGTAATAAATCTGGAAACTTCAATCCGTTGATGATGTTGGCTGTTCCGGATAATGCAGCGCGTGTAGATGATCAGGGTAAGCCTACAGCATTCGCTTTGCAAGGCGCCGGATGGGGCCAGACATTCAACGTAAGTCCTCGTTTTTACGACACCTTTGAGCCCAATGATTTGCGCAAAGAGGCCATCATTACCCGTTATTATACAACTGCCGGCAAATGGATCGATCGCAATAATCCTATCTGGGATGGATTTATTCTGAATAAGTTTCCCATAGAGACAGCCACTCCATTTCAAGGCACTGATATACCACTAGCTCGGTGGGCAGATGTTCTTTTGATGTATGCCGAAGCCGACGTACGAGAGAGCAATGGCATTCCTTCTGCTGAAGCTATTGCCGCGGTCAATCTCGTGCGCAAACGGGCAGGCTTAAGCAATCTTCCAGAACAAGCACGCAGCAATAAGGAATCTTTTTTGGATGCGATTCTAACAGAGCGGGGCCATGAACTATATTATGAAGGACTGCGTAAAATCGATCTGATCCGATTCAATAAATTTGCCCAGCGCAATTTTCAGTTAAAAGGAGTCATACCTACCCATCAGTATTTACCCATACCAAATTATGCCGTCCAACAGGCCAAGGAGTCGTATGGAAAGAATTTAGTTCAAACCTTTGAGCGCGAAGGCTGGCGGAGTGATGTCGCAAATGCAAGGTAG
- a CDS encoding cellulase family glycosylhydrolase, with amino-acid sequence MKNRIIVYACLVLVLFQSCTAQKTDTADIWSKEKASTWYARQGWLSGANFIPSNAINQLEMWQADTFDPVTIDRELGWAAAIGMNTMRVFLHHALWESDKEGFKERINQYLDISHKHKISTMFVFFDDCWNPEFKVGQQPSPKPGVHNSGWLRDPGDLYYKGDTTAVLPKLEEYVKDILSTFKNDERILMWDLYNEPGGSGPYRYNEKSLFLLQKVFSWARSVNPSQPITAGVWDLNLQALNNFQLENSDIVTYHTYEPLNEHKKLIDSLKQYGRPLICTEYMARTQKSTFQDIMPMLKQENVGAINWGLVSGKTNTIFAWDTPLPHLAEPTLWFHDIFRKDGTAYQEAELQVIRSLTGAVDTLK; translated from the coding sequence ATGAAAAATAGAATCATTGTATATGCATGTTTAGTGTTAGTCCTATTCCAATCCTGTACTGCGCAGAAGACAGATACAGCGGATATTTGGAGCAAGGAAAAGGCCTCCACCTGGTATGCCCGACAAGGCTGGTTGAGCGGTGCCAATTTTATTCCTAGCAATGCCATTAATCAGTTAGAGATGTGGCAAGCAGATACCTTTGACCCTGTCACCATAGATCGTGAATTAGGCTGGGCTGCCGCTATCGGCATGAATACCATGCGCGTCTTTTTACATCATGCCTTATGGGAATCGGACAAAGAAGGATTTAAGGAACGCATCAATCAATATCTAGACATATCCCACAAGCACAAGATATCCACCATGTTCGTATTCTTTGACGATTGTTGGAATCCGGAGTTCAAAGTCGGTCAGCAACCAAGTCCCAAGCCAGGCGTACACAATTCGGGCTGGCTAAGAGATCCAGGAGACCTCTACTACAAAGGCGATACCACCGCGGTTCTACCCAAATTAGAGGAATATGTAAAAGATATACTCAGTACCTTCAAAAACGATGAAAGAATCCTAATGTGGGACCTCTACAATGAACCAGGTGGATCAGGCCCTTATCGTTACAACGAGAAAAGTCTCTTTTTACTGCAAAAGGTTTTTAGTTGGGCAAGATCCGTAAATCCATCTCAGCCTATCACAGCAGGCGTCTGGGATCTAAATCTACAAGCATTGAACAATTTTCAATTAGAAAATTCAGATATCGTGACCTACCATACCTATGAACCTTTAAACGAGCACAAAAAATTGATAGATTCTCTCAAGCAATATGGCCGGCCACTCATATGTACAGAATATATGGCCAGGACACAGAAGAGTACATTTCAAGACATCATGCCTATGCTAAAACAAGAAAATGTAGGCGCTATAAATTGGGGACTCGTATCTGGTAAGACCAATACCATATTTGCATGGGATACACCACTTCCTCATCTCGCCGAACCCACATTATGGTTTCATGATATCTTCCGAAAAGATGGAACAGCCTACCAAGAAGCCGAATTGCAGGTCATTCGATCGCTCACTGGTGCCGTTGATACGCTAAAATAA
- a CDS encoding SseB family protein, whose amino-acid sequence MGLFDIFKKRKTATTFPENELERCLMDIATSASKQKEFFQKLLWSELFVMEIAPPGMEDGLHPPEENTRALLMTLEGGQIPIFTSGNRIFDQGVLNKGVLYMTFRGQDLFEMTKGASFVLNPYSDHGREFPPETIEALLDGSIYEKIDEYEAEERRIAEFVEIYERASKRQEKLIYLDGYKIKDVKPAEKLALEESIADFQKCLEMVPNHWQSMVLLARALQRLRRHAEALQLLESACKIELDNHTIPMEASTEAVHMKDVDKALYYSTEALRRAPKDSATMGNHAMNLLLAHRDIEAQETIEEALRLQPDDSVNRHIESIVNGVLSGERERPTFEELVK is encoded by the coding sequence ATGGGACTATTTGACATATTTAAGAAAAGGAAGACCGCGACTACCTTTCCGGAGAACGAGCTAGAGAGATGTCTAATGGATATAGCCACGAGTGCATCCAAACAGAAAGAGTTCTTCCAGAAACTACTCTGGAGCGAGCTATTTGTAATGGAGATAGCCCCACCGGGTATGGAAGACGGACTTCACCCCCCTGAAGAAAATACAAGGGCGCTGTTAATGACCCTTGAAGGAGGGCAAATCCCGATATTCACTTCTGGAAATAGGATATTCGATCAAGGGGTACTGAATAAAGGGGTACTTTATATGACGTTCAGAGGGCAAGACCTATTTGAAATGACCAAAGGAGCCAGCTTTGTCCTGAACCCCTACTCGGACCATGGAAGAGAATTCCCCCCGGAAACGATAGAAGCCCTGCTGGATGGGTCGATATATGAGAAAATTGACGAATATGAGGCGGAAGAGAGACGCATAGCGGAATTCGTCGAAATATATGAAAGGGCCAGCAAAAGGCAAGAAAAGCTGATCTACCTGGATGGATATAAAATCAAAGATGTAAAGCCCGCTGAAAAACTGGCGCTTGAAGAATCGATAGCAGATTTTCAAAAATGCCTGGAAATGGTGCCCAACCATTGGCAAAGTATGGTATTGCTGGCTAGGGCCCTCCAACGACTAAGAAGACATGCGGAAGCCTTGCAACTATTGGAATCAGCCTGCAAAATAGAGCTTGACAACCACACGATCCCGATGGAGGCTTCCACAGAGGCGGTGCACATGAAAGATGTGGACAAGGCGCTGTACTATTCGACAGAAGCCCTTAGAAGGGCTCCTAAAGATAGCGCTACAATGGGCAACCACGCCATGAACCTACTCCTAGCGCATAGAGATATCGAAGCGCAAGAGACGATTGAAGAGGCGCTCAGGCTGCAACCGGATGATAGCGTCAATAGGCATATTGAATCTATCGTAAATGGTGTGCTATCTGGAGAGCGTGAAAGACCCACTTTTGAAGAATTGGTGAAGTAG
- a CDS encoding S41 family peptidase, whose amino-acid sequence MNPTKALLSCLILFLSLIIPAKHVMAQDRCDCSSELTWVKNTFEKNDAGFGYILNEKGQKAYEDHTALLMHQAKDIRTKNDCKNLIYNWLRFFRKGHIGVIVLNEEKQSVPILKLDSNKIRNHETLGLDERRFQDQIAKQHEPSPIGVWESSPYKVGIVPTDSGYSGVLLDAPGTPWKKDQIKFKLYPDGDSFRATLWFRDFSVKENVPVHFIGNNIIHIEGMSFFLRKSRKFEDKPLVKNYINYLYTHSPYYEQLSVRTGYLRIPSFAMSNKTAIDSVLRTHHENIINAHNLIIDLRNNGGGSDWAYSSLIPYIYTNPIRTVGVELLSTELNNMAVLELSQDTLYGEKQRAEFKETYERLNADLGNFVRVREANVTVDSMDSILPNPLRVAILVNEYCASTTEQFLLEAKQSSKVKLYGSSTFGALDFSNMTSAISPSGEFQLWYCRSKSLRIPGMEIDGSGIQPDYYLDPSISQKDWVGFVLDTIEQNILPFPS is encoded by the coding sequence ATGAACCCTACTAAAGCCCTCTTAAGCTGTTTAATTCTATTTTTATCGTTAATTATTCCAGCAAAGCACGTAATGGCCCAAGACCGATGTGACTGCTCATCGGAGTTAACATGGGTCAAGAATACATTCGAAAAAAATGATGCTGGATTTGGATACATTTTGAATGAAAAAGGACAGAAGGCCTATGAGGATCACACGGCACTATTGATGCATCAGGCAAAAGATATACGCACAAAAAATGATTGTAAGAATTTAATATATAACTGGCTTCGATTTTTTAGAAAGGGACATATAGGAGTGATCGTCCTAAACGAGGAGAAGCAATCAGTACCTATACTCAAACTGGACAGTAATAAGATACGAAACCATGAAACATTGGGTTTAGATGAACGGCGTTTCCAGGATCAGATAGCTAAGCAGCACGAGCCGTCCCCGATCGGAGTCTGGGAAAGCTCTCCATATAAAGTAGGAATAGTTCCCACCGATAGCGGTTATAGTGGCGTCCTCCTGGATGCTCCAGGTACGCCGTGGAAAAAAGACCAGATAAAATTCAAGTTATATCCAGATGGAGATAGTTTCAGGGCTACGCTATGGTTTCGGGATTTTTCCGTTAAAGAAAACGTGCCGGTACACTTTATCGGGAATAACATCATTCATATCGAGGGCATGTCCTTCTTTCTCCGTAAGTCCCGAAAATTTGAGGACAAACCACTGGTCAAGAATTACATCAATTATCTTTACACCCACTCTCCCTACTACGAACAACTTTCCGTCCGTACAGGCTACCTTCGCATACCGAGTTTCGCTATGTCAAATAAAACGGCGATTGACAGTGTGTTGCGCACCCACCATGAAAATATTATAAATGCCCATAACCTAATCATAGATCTGCGCAATAACGGTGGGGGATCCGATTGGGCATATTCATCCTTGATACCCTATATATACACAAATCCCATAAGAACCGTTGGAGTCGAACTCCTATCGACCGAATTGAACAACATGGCCGTTTTGGAACTCTCTCAGGATACATTGTATGGGGAAAAACAGCGGGCGGAGTTTAAGGAGACCTATGAAAGGCTGAACGCTGATCTCGGTAATTTCGTGAGGGTAAGGGAGGCCAATGTAACCGTTGACAGTATGGACTCGATTCTACCCAACCCCCTCCGTGTGGCAATCCTGGTAAACGAGTACTGTGCCAGTACAACAGAGCAGTTCCTCCTTGAGGCAAAGCAGAGTAGCAAGGTCAAATTATACGGAAGCTCTACATTCGGAGCCCTTGATTTTTCCAATATGACCTCTGCAATTTCGCCGAGTGGGGAATTTCAGTTATGGTACTGCAGGTCGAAAAGCCTTCGCATCCCGGGAATGGAAATTGACGGCAGCGGAATCCAACCGGACTATTACCTAGACCCCTCCATATCACAGAAAGATTGGGTAGGATTTGTACTGGATACCATTGAGCAGAATATCTTACCCTTCCCAAGTTAA
- a CDS encoding DUF5125 domain-containing protein: MKRIVYILFVLIFISCQNKDITTPQWPEWPNPSAPTIAHAALKGANGEIQVPAGGKVRFTADVSDANNDLVSYQLLIRMDEAEILNITKNISGRSLKIVEEAVLPFVAGFKNGKLNVSLKVSNALANTTTELVLKDEESVDVVRPENPEQLFLIDGKGAVYTMQKLGDSPYGYRTTAVDLTSVGADFKIAERTIDNKPDYSGLVWGWKNNKISVVTDETSSSIPTPNSSSFPIQYLEFDMLSFNISKLLQHRIQVDLSSFFSIGGAYTQSDITLVEDAVVSFSGMGSDLAKNLRPEFFKLLGATDAKFTGPTALYNLKFNSSTRFLYLERPRDVFYPDVMYILGTGAGLPIQPFVATLNWDFSYPHQWLFFKTSGPQVFEATLYLDNSMGFKFFKGYGWAQEVDTKNKYQVIPNTLVTRSGAGDLIPGAQFKAGIYQVKMDVAQEIIEFIPQY; this comes from the coding sequence ATGAAAAGAATAGTATATATACTCTTTGTATTAATCTTTATTTCCTGTCAGAATAAAGATATCACCACACCTCAGTGGCCAGAATGGCCTAATCCATCTGCCCCCACCATTGCGCATGCAGCACTAAAAGGAGCTAATGGAGAGATACAAGTTCCTGCAGGAGGGAAGGTCAGATTCACGGCCGATGTAAGCGACGCGAACAATGACCTTGTGTCTTATCAATTATTAATCCGCATGGATGAAGCCGAAATCTTAAATATAACCAAAAACATTTCCGGACGATCATTAAAGATTGTCGAAGAGGCCGTTTTACCCTTTGTTGCCGGATTTAAAAATGGGAAGTTGAACGTATCGCTGAAGGTCAGCAATGCATTGGCAAATACCACTACGGAGTTAGTATTGAAAGACGAAGAAAGTGTAGACGTCGTCAGGCCAGAAAATCCAGAACAGTTATTTCTAATCGATGGCAAAGGGGCTGTTTACACGATGCAAAAATTAGGGGATAGCCCTTACGGTTATCGTACTACAGCTGTAGACCTGACTAGCGTTGGGGCAGACTTTAAGATAGCCGAGCGTACGATCGATAACAAGCCCGATTATTCCGGATTAGTCTGGGGATGGAAAAACAACAAGATTTCAGTCGTAACTGATGAAACATCATCTAGCATTCCAACACCAAATTCAAGTAGCTTTCCGATTCAATATCTCGAATTTGACATGCTTAGTTTTAATATATCCAAGTTGCTCCAGCATCGCATACAGGTTGATCTAAGCAGCTTTTTTTCTATTGGAGGAGCATACACCCAGTCCGATATTACGTTAGTAGAAGACGCTGTCGTAAGCTTTAGCGGCATGGGTTCAGACCTAGCTAAAAACCTAAGACCCGAATTCTTTAAGCTGCTGGGAGCCACAGACGCCAAGTTTACAGGACCCACAGCCCTGTATAATCTAAAGTTCAATTCCAGTACCAGATTCTTGTATTTGGAAAGACCAAGAGATGTGTTTTATCCCGATGTTATGTACATCTTGGGCACAGGAGCAGGATTACCTATACAACCCTTTGTAGCCACGTTAAACTGGGATTTTAGCTACCCACATCAATGGTTGTTTTTTAAGACATCGGGGCCACAAGTATTTGAAGCGACTTTATATCTCGATAACAGTATGGGCTTTAAATTTTTTAAAGGATATGGCTGGGCGCAAGAAGTGGATACCAAAAATAAATATCAGGTGATTCCCAATACCCTCGTGACCCGTTCAGGAGCTGGGGACTTAATACCTGGGGCTCAATTTAAAGCTGGTATCTATCAGGTAAAAATGGACGTAGCTCAGGAGATAATCGAATTTATACCACAATATTAA